From the Marinomonas sp. THO17 genome, one window contains:
- a CDS encoding xylose ABC transporter ATP-binding protein, whose protein sequence is MKQKLLDMQGIVKSFSGVRALNGVNISLEAGEILSLCGENGSGKSTLMKVLSGVWPYGSYEGEIWFDGQQVKANKIRDTESLGIVIIHQELALVKELSVMENLFLGNEMGKSWRLDEESMYSQARELLKRVKLSVPPDTLVSELGVGQQQLVEIAKALNKEVKLLILDEPTSSLTSQETDILLDIVHGLKQQGIACIYISHKLDEVLSLSDWVTVIRDGEHIATQPAAELTQGDIISMMVGRELEALFPRQEHPIGEVILEVKNANARLYGASRAQVEDVSFELREGEILGIAGLIGSGRTELMQCLFGCYTGDYSVAMRLHNQPVQINSQSDALAAGIAMVPEDRKTHGIVPIMSVGRNITLPVLDRFTNVISAIDEEQEGHDIEHFIDKLKVKTASSDLAIKHLSGGNQQKAIIAKYLLTEPKILILDEPTRGIDVGAKYEIYKLMFELVKSGVSIIMVSSELPEVIGISDRVLVMHEGKLKGQFDHLGLTQEMIMNCAIKEGMSHA, encoded by the coding sequence ATGAAGCAAAAACTCTTGGATATGCAGGGGATTGTAAAAAGCTTTTCTGGTGTGCGCGCGTTAAATGGCGTGAATATTTCTCTTGAGGCGGGAGAAATTCTTTCCTTATGTGGTGAAAATGGTTCCGGCAAATCGACCTTGATGAAGGTGTTAAGTGGTGTGTGGCCATATGGCTCTTACGAGGGTGAAATTTGGTTCGATGGTCAACAAGTTAAGGCCAATAAAATTCGTGATACTGAATCGTTAGGTATCGTGATCATTCATCAGGAGCTGGCATTAGTTAAAGAGCTAAGCGTAATGGAAAACTTGTTTCTGGGAAATGAAATGGGTAAGAGCTGGCGGCTGGATGAAGAAAGTATGTATAGCCAGGCTCGAGAGTTACTCAAGCGCGTTAAGTTATCGGTTCCACCAGATACTCTAGTGAGTGAATTGGGGGTAGGTCAGCAGCAGTTAGTGGAAATTGCCAAAGCCTTAAACAAAGAAGTGAAGCTGTTGATACTAGATGAACCGACTTCTTCGTTGACCTCACAAGAAACCGATATTTTATTAGACATAGTGCATGGCTTAAAACAACAAGGGATTGCCTGCATTTATATTTCTCACAAATTGGATGAAGTGTTAAGTCTCTCTGACTGGGTCACTGTGATTCGTGATGGTGAACATATCGCTACACAACCGGCCGCTGAGCTCACGCAAGGTGACATTATTAGCATGATGGTCGGACGTGAATTAGAAGCTTTATTTCCCCGTCAAGAACATCCTATTGGTGAGGTCATTCTGGAAGTGAAAAACGCCAATGCACGCTTATACGGGGCCAGTCGTGCGCAAGTAGAGGATGTCAGTTTTGAATTACGCGAAGGGGAAATTCTTGGTATAGCAGGCTTAATTGGCTCTGGGCGAACCGAGCTGATGCAATGCTTGTTTGGTTGCTATACCGGAGACTATTCTGTGGCCATGCGACTTCATAATCAACCTGTGCAAATAAACAGCCAGAGCGACGCTTTGGCCGCTGGGATTGCCATGGTTCCAGAAGATCGAAAAACGCATGGTATTGTTCCTATTATGTCCGTTGGACGCAATATTACTTTGCCCGTCTTGGATAGATTCACCAATGTGATTTCAGCAATAGACGAAGAGCAAGAGGGCCATGACATTGAACATTTTATTGATAAGTTGAAAGTCAAAACAGCCTCATCAGACCTTGCTATCAAACATTTGAGTGGTGGTAATCAGCAAAAAGCCATCATCGCCAAATATCTTTTAACAGAGCCGAAGATACTGATTTTGGATGAGCCGACTCGGGGGATCGATGTGGGGGCGAAATACGAAATTTATAAACTCATGTTTGAGCTGGTGAAAAGCGGGGTATCTATCATCATGGTATCTTCGGAGTTGCCTGAGGTAATTGGCATAAGTGATCGTGTCTTAGTGATGCATGAAGGTAAGTTAAAAGGCCAGTTTGATCACTTAGGATTGACCCAAGAAATGATAATGAATTGCGCAATAAAAGAAGGGATGTCGCATGCTTAA
- a CDS encoding sugar ABC transporter permease, which translates to MLKIIKTSQLQLLAMIAALLLILVFFSIATEGAFISSRNISNLIRQTAIVGVLAIGMVFVIISAEIDLSVGSMMGLLGGIAAILDVWFDLPILLTILVTLASGLLLGLFNGWWVAYQKVPSFIVTLAGMLAFRGILVGLTDGVTIAPTSSALSVIGQSYVPSAWGISVVALICLGLLAKVYSKRRAKIRHQVAVPSAQFEYGKATLAVLVLLSLLWSLENYRGIPTPILIMGVLILVASYVAKRTAFGRRVYAIGGNIEASRMSGVNVEKTKMWVFGFNGIMVAVAALILTSRLGAGSPAAGNMAELDAIAACVIGGTSLAGGIGTVFGAIMGALIMASLDNGMSMLDVPTFWQLIVKGAILLLAVWLDVKTKKTQ; encoded by the coding sequence ATGCTTAAAATAATAAAAACCAGTCAATTACAACTGTTAGCCATGATCGCGGCTTTGCTATTGATCTTGGTGTTTTTTTCTATTGCGACCGAAGGGGCTTTTATTTCTTCACGTAATATATCAAACCTGATTCGTCAAACCGCTATTGTGGGGGTATTGGCCATTGGTATGGTGTTTGTGATTATCAGTGCTGAAATTGATTTGTCTGTCGGTTCCATGATGGGACTGTTAGGCGGTATCGCTGCCATTCTCGATGTGTGGTTTGATTTGCCGATTTTGCTGACTATTTTAGTGACCTTGGCAAGTGGTTTATTGTTAGGGTTATTTAATGGCTGGTGGGTAGCTTATCAAAAGGTGCCATCTTTCATTGTGACTTTGGCTGGAATGTTGGCGTTTCGCGGTATCTTAGTGGGGTTAACAGATGGTGTAACAATCGCTCCAACATCATCCGCCTTGTCAGTTATTGGTCAAAGTTATGTCCCTTCCGCTTGGGGCATCAGTGTGGTGGCGTTAATATGTCTTGGTTTACTCGCCAAAGTTTACAGTAAACGACGCGCCAAAATACGTCATCAAGTCGCGGTTCCAAGTGCGCAATTTGAATACGGTAAAGCCACTTTGGCGGTACTTGTTTTGTTAAGCCTGCTTTGGAGCTTGGAAAATTATCGTGGTATTCCCACACCAATACTCATCATGGGTGTTTTGATTTTAGTAGCGAGTTATGTGGCCAAGCGAACAGCCTTTGGACGTAGGGTTTATGCCATAGGTGGAAATATTGAAGCCAGTCGAATGTCAGGTGTAAATGTTGAGAAAACCAAAATGTGGGTGTTTGGTTTTAACGGCATTATGGTGGCTGTTGCTGCCTTGATTTTAACATCACGATTGGGGGCCGGCTCACCGGCGGCCGGTAATATGGCGGAACTTGATGCCATTGCAGCTTGTGTGATTGGTGGCACCAGTTTGGCGGGAGGAATAGGGACTGTATTTGGTGCCATTATGGGAGCCTTGATCATGGCGAGCCTAGACAATGGTATGAGTATGTTGGATGTACCCACTTTTTGGCAGTTAATTGTAAAAGGTGCCATTCTATTACTGGCTGTTTGGTTGGATGTAAAAACCAAAAAAACACAATAA
- the xylB gene encoding xylulokinase has protein sequence MFIGIDLGTSGVKVVLMNAAGYILASSSVALKVSRPQEMWSEQDPEDWWQATDRAMRDLAKQHSLMDVQSLGFSGQMHGATLLDKQGKVLRPAILWNDGRSYEACGQLQNRCPDIQAITGNLVMPGFTAPKLVWLQQHEADIFAQLDKILLPKDYLRYRMTGEFYTDVSDASGTLWLDMETRQWSSQALEACGLNETHMPTVVEGTRVTGHLNEALATSWSMPVVPVVAGAGDNAAGAIGMGIIKPKQTMMSLGTSGVIFSVSDGFVANPAMALHSFGHAISSTWHSMSVMLSAASCVQWVADLTKFNSVQEALQAAESRSKETSCSVIFLPYLSGERTPHNDPDAKGVFWGMTHLTTAADLVQAVLEGIGFALLDGLDAVRSVQSIEDSIDVIGGGARSRYWLQLLADMFAIKMVYREGGDLGPALGAARLAALGVEGEDKLSELCAKPKIIETFLPDLSQQGMWQEKRGRFQALYHALRDI, from the coding sequence ATGTTTATCGGGATTGATCTTGGCACTTCGGGTGTCAAAGTGGTATTGATGAATGCAGCAGGCTACATTTTAGCTTCCAGTTCAGTGGCTTTAAAGGTATCACGTCCACAAGAGATGTGGTCGGAACAAGATCCTGAAGATTGGTGGCAAGCCACAGATCGAGCGATGCGAGACTTGGCCAAACAGCATAGTCTGATGGACGTACAATCATTAGGCTTTTCTGGGCAAATGCACGGCGCGACACTGTTAGATAAACAGGGTAAGGTGCTGCGTCCTGCCATCTTGTGGAATGATGGTCGCTCCTATGAGGCATGCGGCCAGTTACAAAACCGTTGTCCTGATATACAAGCCATAACGGGTAACCTTGTTATGCCAGGTTTTACTGCACCAAAACTGGTGTGGTTGCAGCAACATGAAGCGGATATTTTTGCTCAACTTGATAAGATATTGTTGCCAAAAGATTATCTTCGTTATCGTATGACAGGTGAGTTTTATACCGATGTGTCTGATGCATCCGGTACCTTGTGGCTGGATATGGAAACTCGCCAATGGAGCTCACAAGCATTAGAAGCGTGTGGATTGAATGAGACGCACATGCCGACTGTGGTGGAAGGTACAAGGGTTACTGGTCATCTCAACGAAGCGCTAGCGACCTCATGGTCAATGCCGGTTGTTCCAGTGGTCGCAGGCGCTGGAGATAATGCCGCTGGGGCAATCGGTATGGGAATTATCAAACCCAAACAAACCATGATGTCACTTGGTACTTCCGGGGTGATTTTTTCCGTGAGTGACGGTTTTGTTGCGAATCCTGCTATGGCATTGCACAGTTTTGGGCACGCTATCTCGTCAACTTGGCACAGTATGTCTGTCATGTTAAGTGCCGCCAGTTGCGTACAATGGGTAGCTGACTTGACCAAGTTTAATAGTGTACAAGAGGCATTGCAGGCGGCGGAAAGTCGCTCAAAAGAAACTTCTTGTTCGGTTATTTTCTTACCCTATTTAAGCGGTGAAAGAACCCCTCATAATGACCCTGATGCCAAAGGTGTATTTTGGGGAATGACGCATCTAACGACGGCAGCGGATTTAGTGCAAGCGGTATTAGAAGGGATTGGTTTTGCCTTATTGGATGGCTTGGATGCGGTCCGCTCAGTGCAAAGCATTGAAGACAGTATCGATGTTATTGGAGGAGGGGCACGCAGTCGTTACTGGTTACAGCTATTGGCCGATATGTTCGCTATCAAGATGGTTTATCGTGAAGGTGGTGACCTTGGCCCTGCTTTGGGCGCTGCTCGTTTGGCTGCGTTAGGGGTTGAAGGTGAAGATAAACTGTCAGAACTCTGTGCCAAGCCAAAAATCATTGAAACCTTTCTACCGGACTTAAGCCAGCAAGGCATGTGGCAAGAGAAAAGAGGCCGTTTCCAAGCCTTATATCATGCATTACGAGATATTTAG
- a CDS encoding DNA-binding transcriptional regulator — translation MFEKRYRLNLVFNANKVYDRQVIEGIGEYLQAAQCDWDVYFEDDFRSRLDGLKYWQGDGIIADFDNPEVEESLKETDIPTVAVGGSYQRKEDYPRLPYVATDNAALVSSAYQHLKRKGLSHFGFYGVPANKYHRWSSERQHTFVEQVACDGFQPYVYEGYLTSTQLWETAQQGLENWLNDLPKPIGIIAVTDSRARHLLQVCDHLNIMVPEQVSIIGIDNENMARYLNRTALSSVEQGCKQMGYEAAKILHRMLLGYSQNKSLVLVNPNGVQERQSSDFRALRDPYVIQAMHYIRHNACRGVKVAQVVDYIGISRTNLESRFVDEMGCSMHEQLHMTKFSRACELICSTNLPFDEIARTCGYPSVQYLYTVSRKNLGMTPKEYRVSSRLQKEDS, via the coding sequence ATGTTTGAAAAACGTTATCGACTTAATTTGGTTTTCAATGCTAACAAAGTTTATGACCGTCAGGTGATTGAAGGCATAGGGGAATATTTACAAGCAGCACAATGCGATTGGGATGTGTATTTCGAGGATGATTTTCGTAGCCGCTTAGATGGCCTGAAGTATTGGCAAGGTGATGGCATCATCGCCGATTTTGATAATCCTGAGGTAGAAGAGTCACTTAAAGAAACGGATATACCTACGGTCGCTGTGGGAGGTTCTTATCAACGTAAGGAAGATTATCCCAGATTGCCCTATGTAGCGACCGATAATGCTGCTTTGGTCAGCAGTGCCTACCAACACTTAAAACGAAAAGGGCTTAGCCATTTTGGTTTTTATGGTGTTCCAGCCAACAAATATCATCGCTGGTCAAGTGAAAGACAACATACTTTTGTTGAACAAGTAGCCTGTGATGGTTTTCAACCTTACGTATATGAAGGGTATTTGACTTCAACACAACTTTGGGAAACAGCTCAACAGGGCTTAGAGAATTGGCTTAATGATTTACCCAAGCCGATTGGTATTATTGCGGTGACGGATTCCCGGGCCAGACATCTTCTACAGGTCTGCGATCATTTAAACATCATGGTGCCTGAGCAGGTGTCCATCATAGGGATAGACAATGAAAATATGGCGCGTTATCTCAATCGTACAGCCTTATCATCAGTAGAGCAGGGATGTAAGCAAATGGGTTATGAAGCAGCAAAAATATTACATAGGATGTTGTTGGGCTATAGCCAGAATAAAAGCCTAGTGTTGGTTAATCCAAATGGTGTACAAGAGAGGCAATCCTCTGATTTTCGAGCCTTGCGCGATCCTTATGTGATTCAAGCCATGCATTATATTCGACACAATGCTTGCCGGGGCGTTAAAGTTGCTCAAGTGGTTGATTATATTGGTATTTCACGAACTAATCTGGAATCACGCTTTGTCGATGAAATGGGCTGTTCAATGCACGAGCAATTGCATATGACAAAATTCTCTCGGGCATGCGAATTAATTTGTTCCACCAATTTACCTTTTGATGAAATTGCCCGTACCTGTGGTTATCCTTCAGTGCAATATTTGTATACGGTATCGCGCAAAAATTTAGGTATGACACCAAAAGAATATCGAGTCTCCAGTCGTTTGCAGAAAGAAGACTCGTAA
- the xylA gene encoding xylose isomerase yields MTEYFPNISPIRYEGAQSKNPFAFKHYDANKIVMGKSMSEHLRMAACYWHNFCWQGSDVFGANTFQRPWYKTDNEMQAAKQKADAAFEFFSKLGIPYYSFHDVDVSPEGNNIGEYINNFAHMQDVLEEKQATTGMKLLWGTANVFSHPRYMSGAASNPNPEIFAYAATQVCHAMQATHRLKGENYVLWGGREGYETLLNTDLKRERQQLGRFMQMVVEHKHKIGFQGTILIEPKPAEPTKHQYDYDTATVFGFLKEFDLEKEIKVNIEANHATLAGHSFHHEIATACALGIFGSIDANQGDAQLGWDTDQYPTSVEEYTLATYEILKAGGFKTGGYMFDTKLRRQSIDLEDLFHGHIGAMDTLALALQNAAAMLQEASLETMIKDRYQAWSQTLGEQLLHGKMTLSQVAEYAETHNINPQPVSGRQEMLENLLHSYIRSPKN; encoded by the coding sequence ATGACGGAATACTTCCCCAATATTTCACCTATTCGTTACGAAGGTGCTCAATCTAAAAATCCATTTGCCTTTAAACATTATGACGCCAATAAAATTGTCATGGGGAAAAGCATGTCGGAACACCTAAGAATGGCAGCTTGTTATTGGCATAATTTCTGTTGGCAAGGCAGTGACGTGTTCGGCGCAAACACCTTTCAACGTCCTTGGTATAAGACAGATAATGAAATGCAAGCAGCCAAACAAAAAGCCGATGCCGCTTTTGAATTCTTCAGCAAATTAGGCATTCCCTATTACAGTTTTCATGATGTCGATGTCTCACCAGAAGGCAATAACATAGGTGAGTACATTAATAACTTTGCGCACATGCAAGATGTGTTAGAAGAAAAGCAAGCCACTACAGGCATGAAACTATTATGGGGGACCGCCAATGTCTTTTCCCATCCAAGATATATGTCAGGTGCTGCCTCTAATCCGAACCCGGAAATATTTGCCTATGCCGCGACGCAAGTGTGTCATGCCATGCAGGCAACTCATAGATTAAAAGGGGAAAACTACGTACTCTGGGGAGGACGGGAAGGCTATGAAACTTTGCTTAACACAGACCTAAAGCGAGAACGCCAACAACTTGGACGTTTTATGCAAATGGTGGTGGAACACAAGCATAAGATAGGCTTTCAAGGCACCATTCTGATCGAACCCAAGCCTGCTGAACCAACTAAGCATCAATACGATTATGATACCGCCACCGTCTTTGGATTTTTAAAAGAATTTGATCTAGAAAAAGAAATCAAAGTTAATATTGAAGCCAATCACGCCACCCTAGCGGGCCATAGCTTCCATCATGAAATCGCCACCGCTTGCGCATTAGGCATTTTTGGTTCCATTGATGCCAATCAGGGCGACGCCCAACTGGGCTGGGACACGGATCAATATCCAACCAGTGTTGAAGAGTACACCTTAGCGACTTACGAAATCCTCAAGGCTGGTGGTTTCAAAACCGGTGGTTATATGTTTGATACCAAATTACGTCGACAATCAATCGATCTAGAAGACCTTTTCCACGGCCACATTGGCGCCATGGACACCTTAGCATTGGCCTTGCAAAATGCCGCCGCTATGCTCCAAGAAGCAAGCTTAGAAACCATGATAAAAGATCGCTACCAAGCTTGGTCACAAACTTTAGGTGAACAGCTTCTGCATGGAAAGATGACCTTGTCACAAGTGGCTGAATATGCTGAAACCCACAATATCAACCCACAACCTGTATCAGGTCGCCAAGAAATGCTTGAAAACCTGCTGCATTCCTATATACGTTCCCCTAAAAACTAG
- a CDS encoding MATE family efflux transporter, whose amino-acid sequence MSLVAKDNVTKNVSLAWPLALNSLLVQSMVLVDVMLVAGLGEVSVAGLGLASAILALLIGTQYALANGTQLILARAFGAEDGRKIANSLFIGWIINLGLTLLTSFSLILSIDILLPILVDDLLVAEQASSYLHVSAFMLLASSCAQVMIAFFNGSGKTRLPLYGYGIEIPINILLSWSLIYGHYGLPEMGLQGAAVGSLVAVLIRVLYLSWQLGRQANVSIKFAKQDIKAQQIWRHLVEISPIAANFITLASGVMLHQILFAQLDIYSFAAITLVMPWMQMGAQFVTSWALATSINISQLRGQNQPHLIPGFVRDAVRIILLLGMLLCGIFIAFGESLGWIYPNLAPATLRALEVIAPIYILIPLVRTYNGLCGHSLRALGHSVTVLQIHFVTQWIIGLPYLALMVYWQAPLWAIFGSILLEECLKVYFFRKHLQRELMSLCKPA is encoded by the coding sequence TTGAGTCTTGTTGCAAAAGATAATGTCACTAAAAATGTTTCATTAGCTTGGCCTCTGGCCTTAAATTCGCTGCTGGTACAATCCATGGTGCTAGTTGATGTCATGCTGGTGGCTGGGCTGGGAGAAGTGTCTGTGGCTGGTTTGGGCTTGGCTTCTGCTATTTTGGCCTTGCTGATTGGCACTCAGTATGCCTTAGCCAATGGTACTCAATTAATACTGGCAAGAGCCTTTGGTGCCGAAGACGGTCGTAAAATCGCCAACAGCTTATTCATTGGTTGGATCATAAACCTAGGTTTGACCTTGCTCACCAGTTTTTCTCTCATATTATCCATCGATATATTGCTACCTATATTAGTGGATGACCTTCTGGTGGCAGAACAAGCCTCATCCTATCTGCATGTCAGCGCTTTTATGCTATTAGCATCATCTTGTGCGCAAGTGATGATTGCTTTTTTTAATGGAAGTGGGAAAACACGCTTACCCCTTTATGGTTATGGCATTGAGATTCCTATTAATATTTTGCTCAGTTGGAGCTTAATATATGGGCATTATGGCTTACCTGAAATGGGCTTGCAGGGCGCTGCGGTGGGCAGCTTAGTGGCGGTTCTGATTCGTGTGCTGTATTTGTCTTGGCAACTTGGTAGGCAGGCAAATGTATCAATAAAGTTTGCCAAACAAGATATAAAGGCGCAGCAGATTTGGCGACATTTGGTCGAAATTTCCCCTATTGCTGCCAATTTTATTACGCTTGCTTCAGGGGTTATGCTGCATCAAATTTTATTCGCTCAGTTGGATATATATTCCTTTGCAGCCATCACTTTGGTGATGCCTTGGATGCAAATGGGAGCGCAATTTGTTACCTCCTGGGCGCTTGCCACATCCATTAATATTAGTCAGCTTAGAGGACAAAATCAGCCACATTTGATTCCCGGATTTGTTAGGGACGCGGTGCGTATTATCTTATTGTTGGGCATGCTTTTGTGTGGGATTTTTATTGCTTTTGGTGAAAGTCTGGGGTGGATTTACCCAAATTTAGCCCCCGCGACGTTACGAGCATTGGAAGTGATTGCTCCGATTTATATCTTGATTCCATTGGTGCGTACTTATAATGGTTTGTGTGGCCATTCTCTTCGTGCTCTGGGCCACAGCGTGACAGTGTTGCAGATTCACTTTGTTACTCAATGGATTATTGGTTTGCCATATCTGGCGTTGATGGTGTATTGGCAGGCGCCACTGTGGGCGATTTTTGGTTCTATTTTGTTAGAAGAGTGCTTGAAAGTGTATTTCTTCCGTAAGCACTTACAAAGAGAACTCATGTCTCTTTGTAAGCCAGCCTGA
- a CDS encoding glutathione S-transferase N-terminal domain-containing protein produces MKFFLKIVRNLLGIIIAIADLATRGRNLKRSTEAQTEVDKASQNLVLYQFFAYPFCIKTRRALYKLNLPIEKRNATEGSEHRQALLEGGGQVKVPCLRIEKAGQVTWMYESSEIIRYLEKRFG; encoded by the coding sequence ATGAAATTCTTCCTAAAAATCGTCCGTAATCTATTGGGCATCATTATCGCCATTGCCGATCTCGCAACACGTGGCCGTAATCTAAAACGTTCAACTGAAGCACAAACTGAAGTAGATAAGGCTTCACAAAATTTAGTCCTTTATCAATTTTTTGCTTATCCTTTTTGTATAAAAACTCGTCGCGCTCTTTATAAGCTAAATTTGCCTATCGAAAAGCGCAACGCCACAGAAGGCTCCGAACACAGACAGGCCCTCTTAGAAGGTGGAGGACAAGTAAAAGTACCTTGTTTACGCATAGAAAAAGCGGGACAAGTCACTTGGATGTACGAATCGTCGGAAATTATCCGTTATTTAGAAAAGCGCTTCGGTTAA
- a CDS encoding L-lactate permease: MQILLSALPILLLIWLMTKRSPWPAHIALPFTALLVALVQVFSFQADILLMLANAIAGVLAVLTPISIVAGAILLNRILYYSGAEAHLSAWLKTISDNDIAQLMIIGWAFAFMIEGASGFGTPAAIAAPILVGLGFPVLRVAILTLTMNSIPVSFGAVGTPLWFGLSGLNLTTDMMTEIASLTALLNTLAAFVVPIIALSFVVTWKYIWRNSVFIILSILSCTLPYYFVAQWNYEFPALIGGAVGLILSIGLAKLGIGLVKQPDETFDKKHLSNLQLIKVITPFTLLIIVLVVTRLPQLPFKSWLNDVTPMWSSFIGIGQFEISRALVLSVTDILTTQVSWQYKSLYVPALIPFVLVVLICIPLYHMSRQQVFMAISDTFKRLLLPCLSLIGALVMVNLMMQGDNESPMNILANGFAQLLGGSWLYAAAWLGALGSFFSGSATVSNLTFSGIQYAIAEKVGLPVSVILALQSVGAAMGNMVCINNIIAVSTILGFANKEGVIIKRTILPMLAYGLIAGGVAWCLLR; the protein is encoded by the coding sequence ATGCAAATCTTGCTATCCGCTCTTCCTATTCTTTTACTGATATGGCTAATGACCAAACGCTCTCCTTGGCCAGCCCATATTGCCTTGCCATTTACCGCCTTGCTGGTGGCGTTAGTACAAGTATTTTCCTTCCAAGCAGATATTCTTTTAATGTTAGCAAATGCCATCGCTGGTGTTTTGGCAGTGTTGACACCAATCTCCATTGTGGCTGGAGCCATCCTACTAAACCGTATCTTGTATTACTCTGGCGCGGAAGCGCATTTGAGCGCATGGTTAAAAACCATCAGTGATAATGATATTGCGCAATTGATGATTATAGGTTGGGCGTTTGCTTTTATGATTGAAGGAGCTTCCGGTTTCGGTACACCTGCTGCCATCGCGGCTCCTATACTAGTAGGATTGGGTTTTCCTGTATTGCGTGTGGCAATACTCACCTTAACCATGAACTCTATTCCTGTGTCTTTTGGCGCGGTAGGAACCCCACTTTGGTTTGGTCTAAGTGGTTTGAATTTAACCACGGACATGATGACTGAAATCGCTTCTCTGACAGCCTTACTAAACACGTTAGCCGCTTTCGTCGTACCTATTATCGCACTGAGTTTTGTCGTGACTTGGAAGTACATATGGCGTAACTCTGTGTTTATTATTTTGAGTATATTGTCCTGTACTTTACCCTATTACTTTGTCGCCCAATGGAATTATGAGTTTCCAGCTTTGATTGGTGGCGCAGTGGGACTAATACTGAGTATAGGCTTGGCAAAATTGGGCATTGGTTTAGTCAAGCAGCCTGATGAAACTTTTGATAAGAAGCACTTGTCAAACCTACAATTGATCAAAGTTATTACACCTTTCACATTGCTCATAATTGTTTTGGTGGTGACTCGCTTACCGCAATTGCCATTCAAAAGCTGGTTGAATGATGTCACCCCCATGTGGAGCAGCTTTATTGGCATAGGGCAGTTTGAGATCAGTCGAGCCTTGGTGTTAAGTGTCACTGATATACTGACTACTCAGGTAAGTTGGCAATATAAAAGTTTGTATGTTCCAGCACTGATTCCTTTTGTTTTGGTGGTTTTGATCTGTATACCCTTGTATCACATGTCTCGTCAGCAAGTATTCATGGCGATATCGGATACCTTTAAAAGATTATTACTGCCTTGCCTGTCTTTAATCGGTGCTTTGGTGATGGTCAATCTTATGATGCAGGGAGACAATGAGTCACCGATGAATATATTGGCGAATGGCTTTGCTCAATTACTTGGAGGTAGTTGGTTGTATGCCGCAGCTTGGTTAGGAGCGCTTGGGTCCTTTTTTTCTGGTTCGGCGACTGTCTCAAATTTAACCTTTAGTGGTATTCAGTACGCTATTGCTGAGAAGGTAGGACTACCAGTTAGTGTGATTTTAGCCTTGCAATCTGTGGGGGCAGCAATGGGCAATATGGTATGCATTAATAACATTATTGCAGTGTCGACGATTTTAGGCTTTGCGAATAAGGAAGGCGTCATTATTAAACGAACAATTTTGCCTATGCTTGCTTATGGTCTAATCGCTGGGGGAGTTGCATGGTGTCTTTTGAGGTGA
- a CDS encoding gamma-glutamylcyclotransferase family protein, which yields MVRVFVYGTLKEGFPNFHLNHGKRLDGDFVTQQSFPLYLIGERHSPWLMLSAGLGHPIKGQVFSVSDEILAAMDKLERCDQANGYKRVTVQVMCLQTGNVLEVYMYGKPSILLDIKEIKAELHGEYGQEHARLYRSRSL from the coding sequence ATGGTTAGGGTATTTGTTTATGGCACATTAAAAGAAGGGTTTCCCAACTTTCACCTCAATCATGGAAAACGCTTAGATGGTGATTTTGTCACTCAACAGAGTTTCCCTTTGTATTTGATTGGTGAACGTCATTCACCTTGGTTAATGCTTTCTGCAGGTCTTGGGCATCCCATAAAAGGACAAGTATTTTCGGTTTCAGATGAAATTTTAGCAGCAATGGATAAGCTGGAGCGGTGTGATCAGGCTAATGGATATAAAAGGGTGACGGTGCAAGTGATGTGTCTGCAAACAGGCAATGTATTAGAAGTCTATATGTATGGTAAGCCTAGTATCTTGCTTGATATTAAAGAGATCAAAGCAGAGTTGCACGGTGAATACGGGCAAGAACATGCGCGTTTGTATCGTTCAAGGTCTTTATAA